One Skermanella sp. TT6 genomic window, CGTTCCATGGCGACGCCGCCGTACCGTGCGGCGGCGTTGGCTCCGCCGTCGTTCCCGGCGGGCGCTTCGGGCAGCAGGAAATGGTTCATGCCGCCCAGGCCCAGCACGGGATCGCGGACGCAGGCGGCGATGCAGGAGCCGAGGGTGGTGACCAGCATCTCGTCGGGCCGCTGGGTGATCTTGTGCTCGCCGAGCAGAACCTTGACGGCATGGGCCCGGAAGCCCGGATGGAAATAGCCTTCGTTGGGCTCGTCGGGGTCCGGGACATCCCCTCTGCGGTCGTCGAGTGCGCGAGCGGCGTGCTTCATGGCATGGCCTGATAGCTGGTCGGCCCCACTTGGCGAAACTGTTCGGAAACGCCGTAGAGACTCTCTGAATGGCCGAGATAGAGATGCCCGTCGCCATCAAGCAGTTGATGGAACTTCCCTATCACTTCCGTTCTACCATGCCTGTCGAAATAGATAAGCACGTTGCGGCAGAAGATCGCATCGAAGGGGCCGCGCATCGGCCAGTCTTCGAGCAGGTTCAGCGGCTTTAAGGTAATCATGCTGCGCAGACTCTCCCCCATCGAGAGCACCCGCCGGTTTGCCTGCTGCTGCTCCGACGTGTGGCGCGAGCGGACTGCCGCGGGTATGGCGCTTGCGGCTTCCACGGCGTAGACGCCCCGCCGCGCCGTCTCGACCATGTGTGTGTCGATGTCGGTCGCCAGGATCCTGACGTCCCAGCGGTGGAGGTCGGGCACCGTGGACGCTACGGTCATCGCGATCGTGTAGGGCTCCTCGCCCGAGGAACAGCCTGCCGACCAGATCCGCAGGCGCGGCTTGGCTGCGCCGGCCTCCCGTTCCTGGACCCGGGGCAGCACCACCGTGGCCAGATGCTCGAAATGGTGCGGCTCCCGATAGAAGCGGGTCAGGTTGGTGGTCAGGGCATTGACCAGCAGGCCGATCTCGCTTTCCCCCGACCCGGACGACAGGAAGGCGCAATAGGCGTCGAAGTCCGCCATGCCCAGGTCCCGCAGCCGGCGGGCAAGGCGGGAATAGACCATTTCCACCTTGTGGGGAGCGAGATGGATGCCCGTGAGTTGCTGGAGCAGCGCCGCGATCTGGTCGAAATGCCCGCGGGTGAAATGGAACTCGCGCTCGCCGGTGGACCGGGACAGGCTTCTTTCCCGATCCCGGCCGGCCGGCGCGCTCCGGTGCGCCGCTTCAGTCATTCGATCCCTCCCGCGCGGGGGCATGTCGCCAGATGTCATGAAAGGTAATGAAACGTCACGAGCCGGAGCTGCCGCGCCCGCTCAGAACTCCTTCCAATCGGGGTCGTCGTTGGTCTCCACCCGGCGCAGGGTGGTCGGGTGCGGGACGACCCGCTTGCCTTCGGAGGCGGCGGGGCGGGCCGCCGGACGGGGAGCGGAACGCCCGCCGCCCACGGTCTTGCGCATCGGGACCGGCGCGGGCCGCGACGGGAGCTCTTCGGCAGCGGCCAGGCCGCCGGAGACGCTGAAGAACGAGATCAGCGAGCCGAGATCATGGGCCTGCCCCTCCATCGAACGCGCCGCGGCCGAACTCTGCTCGACCAGCGCCGCGTTCTTCTGGGTCATCTCGTCCATCTGGGCGACGGCGCCGTTGATCTCGTCCAGGCCGTTGGCCTGCTCGGCGGTCGCGCGGGCGATCTCCGCGACCAAATCGGCCACCCTGCTGACACCCGCCACGATGTCCGACAGCGCGCCGCCGGCGTTCCCGACCAGGTCGACGCCGTCGCGCACCTGGGTGTTGCTGTCGATGATCAGCGCCTTGATCTCCTTCGACGCCTGGGCCGAGCGCTGGGCCAGCGTCCGGACCTCCTGCGCCACCACCGCGAAGCCGCGTCCGGCGTCGCCCGCCCGGGCGGCCTCGACCGCCGCGTTCAGCGCCAGG contains:
- a CDS encoding CheR family methyltransferase, with the protein product MTEAAHRSAPAGRDRERSLSRSTGEREFHFTRGHFDQIAALLQQLTGIHLAPHKVEMVYSRLARRLRDLGMADFDAYCAFLSSGSGESEIGLLVNALTTNLTRFYREPHHFEHLATVVLPRVQEREAGAAKPRLRIWSAGCSSGEEPYTIAMTVASTVPDLHRWDVRILATDIDTHMVETARRGVYAVEAASAIPAAVRSRHTSEQQQANRRVLSMGESLRSMITLKPLNLLEDWPMRGPFDAIFCRNVLIYFDRHGRTEVIGKFHQLLDGDGHLYLGHSESLYGVSEQFRQVGPTSYQAMP